A part of bacterium genomic DNA contains:
- the uvdE gene encoding UV DNA damage repair endonuclease UvsE: protein MSAMHVAGRNAGLEPEPPHRRRLGFAVKVLGRPDLPSHDTRRWRSNPDLAVSIERLHAILEYLDDVGIRMYRLSSDFVPYGTHPELPRFHGQIERNADALEAVGRLARELGIRLSLHPSQFVVLNAEDDAVAAKAAADLTLQAELLDALGQGPEAVVVLHVGGLYGDREAALARFAERFEGLPEPARRRLVVENDEACFGVEDCLWIHARTGTPVVFDHQHHRLNPRGLETVDAARRALDTWPRGVTPKIHFSSPRLDGRVVGRGKQQRIEPPLLRQHADYVDPFTFADFLSQLADRCFDVMIEAKAKDLAVLKLRRDLEAIGRAEVLGT from the coding sequence ATGAGCGCGATGCACGTCGCGGGCCGGAACGCCGGGCTCGAGCCCGAGCCGCCGCACCGGCGCCGGCTCGGTTTCGCGGTGAAGGTGCTGGGCCGGCCGGACCTGCCGAGCCACGACACGCGCCGCTGGCGGTCCAACCCGGATCTCGCCGTGTCCATCGAGCGGCTGCACGCGATCCTCGAGTACCTGGACGACGTCGGGATCCGCATGTACCGGCTCTCGTCCGACTTCGTCCCGTACGGCACGCACCCCGAGCTGCCGCGGTTCCACGGGCAGATCGAGCGCAACGCGGACGCGCTCGAGGCGGTCGGCCGCCTCGCGCGCGAGCTGGGCATCCGGCTCTCGCTGCACCCGTCGCAGTTCGTGGTGCTGAATGCGGAAGACGACGCCGTCGCGGCCAAGGCCGCGGCGGACCTCACGCTCCAGGCAGAGCTGCTCGATGCGCTCGGGCAGGGTCCGGAGGCGGTGGTGGTGCTGCACGTGGGCGGGCTCTACGGCGACCGCGAGGCCGCGCTCGCACGGTTCGCCGAGCGGTTCGAAGGTCTGCCCGAGCCCGCCCGGCGGCGCCTCGTCGTCGAGAACGACGAGGCGTGCTTCGGCGTCGAGGACTGTCTCTGGATCCACGCGCGCACGGGCACGCCCGTCGTGTTCGACCACCAGCACCACCGCCTCAACCCCCGCGGCCTCGAGACCGTGGACGCCGCCCGCCGCGCGCTGGACACGTGGCCGCGGGGCGTCACGCCCAAGATCCACTTCTCGTCGCCCCGCCTGGACGGCCGCGTGGTCGGCCGCGGCAAGCAGCAGCGCATCGAGCCGCCGCTCCTGCGCCAACACGCCGACTACGTGGACCCGTTCACCTTCGCGGATTTCCTCTCGCAGCTCGCCGACCGGTGCTTCGACGTGATGATCGAGGCCAAGGCGAAGGACCTGGCGGTGCTGAAGCTGAGGCGAGACCTGGAGGCGATCGGGCGGGCGGAGGTGCTGGGGACGTAG
- a CDS encoding DinB family protein produces MDGYTRPAAGEYADYFVPYVRLVPPGPILTILERQLEETLALLRPLDEEQAGFRYAPGKWSIREVVGHVIDTERIFGVRALWFARGEPGPLPSFEQDDFVRTAGFDRRTLADLLEELRLVRSSTIALFRGLPPEALTREGIAAGERLVVRAVPFIIAGHELHHRALLLERYLGAIAT; encoded by the coding sequence ATGGATGGGTACACACGTCCGGCCGCAGGGGAGTACGCGGATTACTTCGTGCCATACGTCCGCCTCGTGCCGCCGGGCCCGATCCTGACGATCCTGGAGCGCCAGCTCGAGGAGACGCTCGCGCTGCTCCGGCCGCTGGACGAGGAGCAGGCCGGCTTCCGCTACGCGCCCGGCAAGTGGAGCATCCGCGAGGTGGTCGGACACGTCATCGACACGGAGCGCATCTTCGGCGTGCGCGCGCTTTGGTTCGCGCGGGGCGAGCCGGGGCCGCTCCCCTCCTTCGAGCAGGACGATTTCGTGCGCACGGCCGGCTTCGACCGGCGCACCCTCGCCGACTTGCTGGAGGAGCTGCGCCTCGTGCGCTCTTCGACGATCGCGTTGTTCCGCGGGCTGCCGCCCGAGGCGCTCACGCGCGAGGGCATCGCCGCCGGCGAGCGTCTCGTGGTGCGCGCCGTTCCCTTCATCATCGCGGGCCACGAGTTGCACCATCGGGCGCTGTTGCTGGAACGGTATCTCGGCGCGATCGCGACGTGA
- a CDS encoding cytochrome c, class I — translation MHTRLTRSATLLASVAGIFAASWLASPVEAQHAAGHAPTRKARDGEALYRAACAACHGADGRGTTQALVGFDLPLPDFTDCNFATREPDVDWLAVSHQGGPARGFSRLMPAFGAALTVDELQSVLDYIRTFCGNDDWPRGELNLPRAQVTEKAYPEDELVLTTVFAVEGAGAWMNEFVYEKRFGARNQWEIAVPFGVRERDTGEWTGGMGDIALGVKRALYHSLARGTIFSAAAEIIVPTGDEDDGFGAGTAIFEPFVALGQLLPADAFLQLQLGAEFPFDRDRADDEGFWRAVLGKTWTEGRWGRAWSPMVELLGARELSGGASAEWDVLPQVQVTLSRRQHVMANIGVRVPLNRKDTRQTELWIYLLWDWFDGGLFEGW, via the coding sequence ATGCACACGCGACTGACCCGTTCCGCCACCCTCCTCGCCTCCGTCGCCGGGATCTTCGCGGCCTCGTGGCTCGCTTCGCCCGTCGAGGCGCAGCACGCGGCCGGCCACGCGCCCACACGAAAGGCGAGGGACGGCGAGGCGCTCTATCGCGCCGCGTGCGCCGCGTGTCACGGCGCGGACGGGAGGGGGACCACGCAGGCGCTCGTCGGCTTCGATCTGCCGCTGCCCGACTTCACGGATTGCAACTTCGCGACCCGCGAGCCGGACGTGGACTGGCTCGCCGTCTCACACCAGGGCGGGCCGGCCCGCGGGTTCAGCCGGCTGATGCCCGCTTTCGGCGCCGCGCTCACGGTGGACGAGCTCCAGAGCGTGCTGGATTACATCCGCACGTTCTGCGGCAACGACGACTGGCCGCGCGGCGAGCTGAACCTGCCGCGGGCGCAGGTCACCGAGAAGGCGTACCCGGAGGACGAGCTCGTCCTCACGACCGTCTTCGCCGTCGAAGGCGCGGGCGCGTGGATGAACGAGTTCGTCTACGAGAAGCGGTTCGGCGCGCGCAACCAGTGGGAGATCGCGGTGCCGTTCGGCGTGCGCGAGCGCGACACGGGCGAGTGGACGGGCGGGATGGGTGACATCGCGCTCGGCGTGAAGCGCGCGCTGTACCACAGCCTGGCCCGCGGGACGATCTTCAGCGCCGCGGCCGAGATCATCGTGCCCACCGGAGACGAGGACGACGGCTTCGGCGCCGGTACCGCGATCTTCGAGCCGTTCGTCGCGCTGGGCCAGCTCCTGCCCGCGGACGCGTTCCTCCAGCTCCAGCTCGGCGCGGAGTTCCCGTTCGACCGGGACCGTGCCGACGACGAGGGCTTCTGGCGCGCCGTCCTCGGGAAGACGTGGACCGAGGGTCGGTGGGGCCGCGCGTGGTCGCCCATGGTGGAGCTGCTCGGCGCCCGCGAGCTCTCAGGCGGCGCGAGCGCCGAGTGGGACGTGCTGCCGCAGGTGCAGGTCACGCTGAGCCGGCGGCAGCACGTCATGGCCAACATCGGCGTCCGCGTGCCGCTGAACCGGAAGGACACGCGCCAGACCGAGCTGTGGATCTACCTGCTCTGGGACTGGTTCGACGGCG